The Rhododendron vialii isolate Sample 1 chromosome 8a, ASM3025357v1 genome has a window encoding:
- the LOC131335565 gene encoding uncharacterized protein C630.12 isoform X2: MWNLTVVLCVIWAATLLYGEMFAFWVPSFLTCSWPHHLRHRSPSSSISGAEFSSEYVKVAVLTDPQVMDRTSLRLAPKSLALESVQFYTDLFMRRAILASVLPFQPDVILFLGDYLDGGPILSDKEWQESLSRFKHIFNLNMLERSAKTQVYYLPGNHDIGYAAIHSRMPEVIKRYEKEFGSRNYQFTVGKVDFIAIDAQTLDGPSQGHLTAATWDFVKNISKDVSLTPRVLLTHIPLYRPDWTSCGPHRSSPVINQRVSRDAETEEILYQNYVTKKSSKSLLEMVKPVLILSGHDHDQCTVSHLSKYGQVAEHTLGTISWQQGNLYPSFMLLSVSNQALDDLSSKEDAILTHLCFLPMQTHIYIWYICQFVLTLLVLLLWPTNGIDFSRHFRGFMGYIRSLSCSIFGDVTKEKNDDENCEYEMIWDAEGSMHLIKKTSKAPTKLSSDKGVVERGNAVIRPAAKKHISPEMDVSVSVDMNVPLIRTNKSKTKMVIRRLVRIVRTLIVVAAVNVPLYMMLLFKDWIDK; encoded by the exons atgtgGAATCTGACGGTGGTTCTGTGCGTGATATGGGCGGCGACCCTTCTCTACGGCGAGATGTTCGCGTTCTGGGTCCCCTCTTTCTTGACCTGTTCTTGGCCTCATCATCTACGTCATCGATCCCCTTCTTCTTCG ATAAGTGGAGCAGAATTTTCAAGTGAGTACGTGAAAGTTGCTGTTCTTACTGATCCACAG GTCATGGACCGAACCTCCCTTCGCCTTGCTCCAAAATCACTGGCTTTGGAATCTGTTCAATTCTACACGGACTTGTTCATGCGCAGAGCCATCTTAGCATCCGTGTTGCCTTTCCAACCtgatgtgattttgtttttgggtgaTTATTTGGATGGGGGACCTATATTATCTGACAAAGA ATGGCAGGAATCTTTGAGCCGTTTTAAGCATATTTTCAACCTGAATATGCTTgaaagaagtgcaaaaacccaaGTATATTACCTTCCTGGAAATCATGACATTGGCTATGCAGCTATTCACTCACGAATGCCAGAG GTTATTAAACGCTATGAGAAAGAATTTGGTTCAAGGAACTACCAATTTACCGTTGGAAAAGTGGATTTCATTGCTATTGATGCTCAAACTTTGGATG GGCCTTCACAAGGACACTTGACTGCTGCAACCTGggattttgtaaaaaatatcTCAAAGG ATGTTAGTTTGACTCCGAGGGTTCTACTGACTCATATCCCATTATATCGACCGGATTGGACTTCCTGTGGCCCACACCGCTCTTCTCCAGTTATCAATCAG aGGGTTTCCAGGGATGCTGAGACTGAAGAAATACT GTACCAAAATTATGTCACCAAAAAATCGTCAAAGTCCTTGTTGGAAATGGTCAAACCT GTACTCATCTTGTCTGGTCATGATCATGATCAATGTACAGTGAGCCACTTATCGAAGTATGGGCAAGTGGCAGAG CATACCTTAGGGACCATAAGCTGGCAGCAGGGTAACCTGTATCCATCATTCATGCTATTATCTGTCAGTAACCAAGCATTGGACGATCTATCCAGCAAAGAAGATGCAATATTAACTCATTTGTGCTTTCTTCCTATGCAAACACACATCTACATATG GTATATTTGTCAATTTGTTCTGACCCTTCTTGTCCTACTCCTTTGGCCAACAAACGGCATAGACTTCTCACGTCATTTTCGTGGTTTCATGGGGTATATCAGAAGCCTTAGCTGCAGCATTTTTGGAGATGTTACGAAAGAGAAAAATGACGATGAGAATTGTGAGTATGAGATGATTTGGGATGCAGAAGGATCTATGCATCTTATAAAGAAAACTTCGAAGGCCCCTACTAAATTATCAAGTGACAAGGGCGTGGTGGAGAG GGGAAATGCTGTGATTCGGCCAGCAGCTAAAAAACACATCTCACCGGAAATGGATGTCTCCGTGTCTGTGGATATGAATGTACCACTTATTCGAACAAACAAGTCAAAGACAAAAATGGTCATCCGGAGATTGGTACGAATAGTTCGGACACTTATAGTCGTGGCTGCAGTTAATGTCCCTCTGTATATGATGTTGCTCTTCAAGGATTGGATTGACAAATGA
- the LOC131335565 gene encoding uncharacterized protein C630.12 isoform X1: MWNLTVVLCVIWAATLLYGEMFAFWVPSFLTCSWPHHLRHRSPSSSISGAEFSSEYVKVAVLTDPQVMDRTSLRLAPKSLALESVQFYTDLFMRRAILASVLPFQPDVILFLGDYLDGGPILSDKEWQESLSRFKHIFNLNMLERSAKTQVYYLPGNHDIGYAAIHSRMPEVIKRYEKEFGSRNYQFTVGKVDFIAIDAQTLDGPSQGHLTAATWDFVKNISKDVSLTPRVLLTHIPLYRPDWTSCGPHRSSPVINQRVSRDAETEEILYQNYVTKKSSKSLLEMVKPVLILSGHDHDQCTVSHLSKYGQVAEHTLGTISWQQGNLYPSFMLLSVSNQALDDLSSKEDAILTHLCFLPMQTHIYIWYICQFVLTLLVLLLWPTNGIDFSRHFRGFMGYIRSLSCSIFGDVTKEKNDDENCEYEMIWDAEGSMHLIKKTSKAPTKLSSDKGVVESRGNAVIRPAAKKHISPEMDVSVSVDMNVPLIRTNKSKTKMVIRRLVRIVRTLIVVAAVNVPLYMMLLFKDWIDK, translated from the exons atgtgGAATCTGACGGTGGTTCTGTGCGTGATATGGGCGGCGACCCTTCTCTACGGCGAGATGTTCGCGTTCTGGGTCCCCTCTTTCTTGACCTGTTCTTGGCCTCATCATCTACGTCATCGATCCCCTTCTTCTTCG ATAAGTGGAGCAGAATTTTCAAGTGAGTACGTGAAAGTTGCTGTTCTTACTGATCCACAG GTCATGGACCGAACCTCCCTTCGCCTTGCTCCAAAATCACTGGCTTTGGAATCTGTTCAATTCTACACGGACTTGTTCATGCGCAGAGCCATCTTAGCATCCGTGTTGCCTTTCCAACCtgatgtgattttgtttttgggtgaTTATTTGGATGGGGGACCTATATTATCTGACAAAGA ATGGCAGGAATCTTTGAGCCGTTTTAAGCATATTTTCAACCTGAATATGCTTgaaagaagtgcaaaaacccaaGTATATTACCTTCCTGGAAATCATGACATTGGCTATGCAGCTATTCACTCACGAATGCCAGAG GTTATTAAACGCTATGAGAAAGAATTTGGTTCAAGGAACTACCAATTTACCGTTGGAAAAGTGGATTTCATTGCTATTGATGCTCAAACTTTGGATG GGCCTTCACAAGGACACTTGACTGCTGCAACCTGggattttgtaaaaaatatcTCAAAGG ATGTTAGTTTGACTCCGAGGGTTCTACTGACTCATATCCCATTATATCGACCGGATTGGACTTCCTGTGGCCCACACCGCTCTTCTCCAGTTATCAATCAG aGGGTTTCCAGGGATGCTGAGACTGAAGAAATACT GTACCAAAATTATGTCACCAAAAAATCGTCAAAGTCCTTGTTGGAAATGGTCAAACCT GTACTCATCTTGTCTGGTCATGATCATGATCAATGTACAGTGAGCCACTTATCGAAGTATGGGCAAGTGGCAGAG CATACCTTAGGGACCATAAGCTGGCAGCAGGGTAACCTGTATCCATCATTCATGCTATTATCTGTCAGTAACCAAGCATTGGACGATCTATCCAGCAAAGAAGATGCAATATTAACTCATTTGTGCTTTCTTCCTATGCAAACACACATCTACATATG GTATATTTGTCAATTTGTTCTGACCCTTCTTGTCCTACTCCTTTGGCCAACAAACGGCATAGACTTCTCACGTCATTTTCGTGGTTTCATGGGGTATATCAGAAGCCTTAGCTGCAGCATTTTTGGAGATGTTACGAAAGAGAAAAATGACGATGAGAATTGTGAGTATGAGATGATTTGGGATGCAGAAGGATCTATGCATCTTATAAAGAAAACTTCGAAGGCCCCTACTAAATTATCAAGTGACAAGGGCGTGGTGGAGAG CAGGGGAAATGCTGTGATTCGGCCAGCAGCTAAAAAACACATCTCACCGGAAATGGATGTCTCCGTGTCTGTGGATATGAATGTACCACTTATTCGAACAAACAAGTCAAAGACAAAAATGGTCATCCGGAGATTGGTACGAATAGTTCGGACACTTATAGTCGTGGCTGCAGTTAATGTCCCTCTGTATATGATGTTGCTCTTCAAGGATTGGATTGACAAATGA